One Oryza brachyantha chromosome 3, ObraRS2, whole genome shotgun sequence DNA segment encodes these proteins:
- the LOC102702267 gene encoding ABC transporter F family member 4-like: MADAPPPVLTLQVKKGRRGVETRQWRAGSVLRVGRVATGNDLAVRDAGASQRHLSILFLPPPAARWAVSDVGSSNGTLLNGVPLVPTVPTLLSDGDAIKIGESSVLAVSIAPDSDPNPGPRRSSRQSAAVVVEQEKPPPVTRRGGRKNAAAAAEPPDAEKEEPEPEEAPVVTRRGARKKAAELPKEEKQEKGKDKGQEKVDDDEEEEVVVVTRRGGRKKAAEPHKAEEEHEKGKDEEQEEKNEGEEKEVEVAVVTRRGGRRKAAPEAVLPPPPPRARSTRAAARRGKAADTNLDDGESEMAGKGRGRATRSSSRKARSTVPEDSDGGERQEGAVSDAEEQVADQPRAVAATDGEEQYDKVEAMDGEVGQNAKTSEAPVGRGGRARRAPKGKKAKAQRAASANGAEEEDGGKSSSLETMTLREWFGRMNVYLPRMINEAAEEALSALRERHRRIDEYISTLED; encoded by the coding sequence atggcggacgcgccgccgccggtgctgaCGCTGCAGGTGAAGAAGGGCCGCCGCGGGGTCGAGACCAGGCAGTGGCGCGCGGGCTCCGTGCTCCGCGTcggccgcgtcgccaccgGGAACGATCTCGCCGTCCGCGACGCGGGGGCGTCGCAGCGCCACCTCTCCATCTtgttcctcccgccgccggccgcgcggtGGGCTGTCTCCGACGTCGGCTCCTCCAACGGCACCCTCCTCAACGGCGTCCCCCTCGTGCCCACCGTCCCCACCCTGCTCTCCGACGGCGATGCCATCAAGATCGGGGAGTCCAGCGTGCTCGCCGTCTCCATTGCGCCCGATTCGGATCCCAACCCTGGCCCAAGGCGCTCCTCGCGCCAATCCGCAGCAGTGGTGGTGGAGCAGGAGAAACCCCCTCCCGTGACCCGCCGTGGCGGACGGAAGaatgctgctgcggcggcggaacCGCCCGATGCGGAGAAGGAAGAGCCAGAGCCGGAGGAGGCACCAGTGGTGACGCGCCGCGGTGCTCGGAAGAAGGCCGCCGAGCTCCCTAAAGAGGAGAAACAGGAGAAGGGGAAGGATAAGGGACAGGAGAaggtggacgacgacgaggaggaggaggtcgtgGTGGTGACCCGCCGCGGTGGACGGAAGAAGGCCGCGGAGCCCCATaaagcggaggaggagcacgaGAAGGGGAAGGATGAGGAACAGGAGGAGAAGAACGAAGGCGAGGAgaaggaggtggaggtggcggtggtgacacgccgcggcgggcggaggaaggcggcgccggaggcagTGCTTCCGCCACCGCCCCCAAGGGCAAGGTCGACTAGGGCAGCGGCCAGGAGAGGCAAAGCAGCAGATACAAACCTCGATGATGGGGAGAGTGAGATGGCCGGAAAGGGACGGGGAAGGGCCACGAGGTCTAGTTCAAGGAAGGCTCGGAGTACTGTTCCTGAggacagcgacggcggggaACGGCAAGAAGGCGCGGTGTCCGACGCAGAAGAGCAGGTAGCGGATCAACCGAGGGCAGTGGCAGCGACGGATGGTGAGGAGCAATATGATAAGGTGGAAGCCATGGATGGAGAAGTGGGACAGAATGCCAAGACATCGGAGGCGCCAGTGGGTCGGGGAGGGCGGGCACGAAGAGCTCCAAAGGGGAAGAAGGCTAAAGCTCAGCGTGCTGCTTCTGCCAACGGGGCTGAGGAAGAAGACGGTGGGAAGAGCAGCAGCTTGGAGACCATGACACTGAGGGAGTGGTTTGGGAGGATGAATGTGTACCTCCCGAGGATGATCAATGAGGCCGCCGAAGAGGCGCTTTCGGCCTTGCGGGAGAGGCATCGGCGTATAGATGAGTACATTTCAACGCTTGAGGATTAG
- the LOC102722948 gene encoding uncharacterized protein LOC102722948 produces the protein MAETVDLASSDAAEWRAALAAYDRRLAALGKPDLVEVDSFYRHDLPPLLRRRDPDPFLAKPELVRLLQWKLSRGKWRPRLMDFVKGLEDAVVESASRKAFAALPDLRKAITELTALKGIGPATASAILAAYAPDAAPFMSDEAMVATLGNAKEYTLKQYLAFAEKLQTKSKELSSRGEIFTPSDVERALWCSAIASKSLKAPPGDDLKNKSKTHGKRKR, from the exons ATGGCCGAGACGGTGGACTTGGCGAGCAGCGACGCAGCGGAGTGGCgagcggcgctggcggcgtaCGACCGCCGGCTCGCGGCCCTGGGCAAGCCTGACCTCGTAGAGGTCGACTCCTTCTACCGCCACgacctccctcctctcctgcgccgccgcgacccGGACCCCTTCCTCGCCAAGCCCGAGCTGGTGCGCCTCCTCCAGTGGAAGCTCTCCCGCGGCAAGTGGAG GCCAAGGCTGATGGATTTTGTGAAGGGCTTGGAGGATGCAGTGGTAGAATCAGCATCACGCAAGGCATTCGCAGCACTGCCTGACCTCCGCAAGGCCATCACTGAGCTCACGGCGCTCAAGGGCATTGGCCCTGCCACAGCATCTGCCATTCTCGCTGCCTATGCGCCTGATGCTGCGCCATTCATGTCTGATGAG GCGATGGTGGCAACCTTAGGCAATGCAAAGGAGTACACTCTGAAGCAGTATCTTGCTTTTGCTGAGAAGTTGCAGACCAAATCGAAG GAATTGAGTTCAAGGGGAGAAATTTTCACACCTTCTGATGTTGAGAGAGCGTTGTGGTGCTCAGCAATCGCATCCAAGTCTCTTAAGGCGCCACCGGGTGATGACCTTAAGAACAAGTCAAAGACACATGGCAAGAGAAAACGATGA
- the LOC102699392 gene encoding DEAD-box ATP-dependent RNA helicase 16: MAKQRSSRKHRKAAEQEVENDDEVTVAAEKEEDGELAAAPAAASHDDEEADGAVEEDVEREEGAGGGEEEATDAATGGGEEGKEEEEREVRFDELGLDEQLKRALRKKGLDKATPIQREAIPLILEGKDVVAKAKTGSGKTFAYLLPMLHELLKLSSEGRIRKSAPNAFILVPTRELCQQVHNEAASLLEFCTSKLRVVQVNASMSDKDIKVALSGPPNILVTTPACVAACISKGIIRGSSIKESLSMMILDEADLLLSYRCEDDLKALVPHIPRSCQSILMSATSSADIEKLTKLLLHNPFILTLTEVGHAKEDVVPKNVQQFWIPCDAKDKMLYILALLKLELIQKKVLIFVNSIDSAFKLRLFLEKFGIRSSVLNAELPQNSRLHIIQAFNARLFDYLIATDDNKSKVEMQANKGNKKDSKVSRKQLQQTLDAEFGVVRGIDFKNVFTVVNYDMPPDPAGYVHRVGRTGRANKTGASISLVSPEENDIFEDIENMLKDVEKGDTRCISPFPLLTKNAVESLRYRAQDVARSVTTRDIKEARRQDIKNEILNSEKLKAHFEENPRDLDLLKHDKLLSNKEIPAHLRDVPEYLIDPTTKEASNAVKLSRAAMGIDKPRRRKRMGFKGGSGKTSDPLKTFSAEGKSRRRGRNERDGEQDRRKRKKVEG; encoded by the exons atGGCGAAGCAACGAAGCTCGCGCAAGCATCGCAAGGCCGCGGAGCAGGAGGTAGAAAACGACGACGAGGTCACCGTCGCTgcggagaaggaggaggatggggagctagcggcggcgccggcggcggcctcccaCGACGACGAAGAGGCTGACGGCGCTGTGGAGGAGGATGTCGAGCGGGAAGAAGGAGCcgggggcggcgaggaggaggccacgGACGCCGCAACCGGGGGAGGTGAGGAGGgcaaggaagaggaggagagggaggtgcgCTTTGACGAGCTTGGCTTGGACGAGCAACTGAAGAGGGCTCTGAGGAAGAAAGGCTTGGACAAGGCCACCCCGATCCAGAGAGAGGCCATCCCGCTCATCCTG GAAGGGAAGGATGTGGTTGCGAAGGCCAAGACTGGCTCCGGAAAGACCTTTGCTTACCTTCTCCCTATGCTGCATGAGCTATTGAAGTTGTCTTCAGAAGGGCGCATCCGAAAATCTGCACCGAATGCCTTCATTCTTGTACCAACTCGCGAGTTATGCCAGCAG GTTCATAATGAGGCGGCATCTCTCCTTGAGTTCTGTACATCCAAATTGAGGGTTGTGCAAGTGAATGCGAGCATGTCAGACAAAGATATT AAAGTCGCATTGTCTGGTCCCCCAAATATCCTTGTTACAACTCCAGCTTGTGTTGCGGCATGCATATCGAAGGGCATTATTCGTGGATCATCTATCAAAGAATCACTATCAATGATGATTCTTGACGAG GCTGACCTCCTTCTGTCCTATCGCTGTGAAGATGACTTGAAAGCTCTTGTTCCACATATCCCAAGAAGCTGTCAATCCATTCTGATGTCTGCAACGTCAAG CGCTGATATTGAGAAGCTGACAAAGCTACTTCTGCACAACCCTTTTATTCTGACTCTTACAGAGGTTGGTCATGCAAAAGAGGATGTGGTCCCAAAAAATGTGCAACAATTTTGG ATACCATGTGATGCTAAGGATAAGATGCTTTATATCCTTGCACTCCTAAAGTTGGAGCTTATTCAGAAGAAAGTTCTAATATTTGTCAACTCAATTGACTCAGCGTTCAAATTAAGGCTGTTTCTGGAGAAG TTTGGGATAAGATCTTCGGTGTTAAATGCTGAATTACCACAAAATTCGCGGCTCCATATTATTCAG gcATTCAATGCCAGGCTATTTGATTATCTGATAGCAACGGACGACAATAAGTCTAAAGTGGAGATGCAAGCCAATAAGGGAAATAAAAAGGATTCCAAGGTATCGCGCAAGCAGTTGCAGCAAACTCTAGATGCTGAATTTGGTGTTGTTAGAGGAATTGACTTCAAAAATGTATTCACG GTAGTTAATTATGACATGCCTCCAGATCCTGCTGGGTATGTTCACAGAGTAGGACGAACAGGGAGAGCAAATAAAACTGGTGCGTCCATATCGCTT GTTTCACCAGAGGAGAACGACATTTTTGAAGACAttgaaaatatgttaaaaGATGTTGAAAAAGGAGACACCAGATGCATTTCTCCTTTTCCACTACTTACAAAAAATGCTGTCGAATCCTTACGCTATAGAGCTCAG GATGTAGCTAGGAGTGTGACAACCCGTGATATAAAAGAAGCACGTCGCCAAGACATAAAGAATGAAATCCTCAACTCCGAGAA GTTGAAGGCTCATTTTGAAGAGAATCCGAGGGACCTTG ATTTGCTCAAACATGATAAGTTACTGAGCAACAAGGAAATTCCTGCACACCTGCGTGATGTCCCTGAGTACCTAATTGACCCCACAACAAAAGAAGCAAGCAATGCGGTCAAACTTTCAAGGGCTGCTATGGGTATCGATAAGCCACGGAGGAGGAAAAGAATGGGATTCAAGGGCGGATCTGGCAAAACTAGTGATCCCCTTAAGACTTTCTCTGCTGAG